The Pyrus communis chromosome 8, drPyrComm1.1, whole genome shotgun sequence region tacacaacGAATTAGGAATCTCTCCTCTTTCATTTTACCCCTCTTCTAGTcatattctatttaaatacttacgattaaatcacgttaatattttatattgattttttataaaaagagaaaaatgagagagaatgaaagaaaatgaatagagatttggaaaagaaaaaatcttACTCcatacacaatatatatatatatatatatatatacacagacCCTTTAAGGAAAGGGATtcctatttttcaaaaaaaatgggaaCACTCTTTTGATCATTAGAtttaactttaatgaaattttatagCTGAGATTAAATCATAGGCTACAGAATCTCAACCACAagatttcattaaaattaaatctaacgaTTAAGAGGATGtttccatttttttgtttttttgaaaaataggaATCCATTTCCTTAAAATCttcctctgtgtgtgtgtgtgtgtgtgaaggaGATCCATTGCCACACCAGCTGTTACGGTTTGTTTTTGTCTTGGCCTGCTGAGATATTGCACATGTATTTGCTGCCTAGTCATCAGTCATCAGTCAGCGCAGAGGGCTTTGTGCGTAATTATGCACATCATCAGGCATCAGCTAGGAGCACATGCAACATATGATTGTCCGCAGTGGCGGGAGCAGGATCACTTTGATGAGTTGGTCTACATAGTAAGCCAACTTCTAGCTACCTAGATACCTATTTGGAAATGTACACACTTTATATATTATAACtaaattttcagttttctgGTTTCCAAGTTACAGGCTTACAGCTCATGTGAGAATTCAGATGAAACGTGATATGGAAGAGAAAAGTATTCTCGCCGATCCTTTTCTTTGGATTCAGAAAATTCCGTGATTatgatcgttcatcgtatattaaacagttagtttttattagatactatttatatttaattttaaattttaaattttaaataatttctgatcacacgatatatgatgaacggtcATGATCACGAAATCCTTTAGATTTTCCATACAGGAGGATATGCTATACAGTTTCAAAAAATGGCATTCTTATATTTGTAGATGGTAGCTATAACCTGTAGCTTCATTTGTTTCTATTCATAGAGGCCATCGACCagaggttttttttcttttttttttggtcaaagagaAGATTTTATTCCAACCAAACACACTAATACACAaacttacatacatacataggCCCAACAACATCTATACACAACCAAAAAGGTCTAAACAAAAAGACAAAACAATAGAAACAGAAAATGAGCCCAAAAGCTCAAAACAAGAGAACATCCGAGAAGCACCCACTGCCTTCTCCATCGTCGATTTAAGGAACTTCCAACCAGCCAATTCTCTGACCGCCGCCAATCATCACCTTCACTGCCTCCTCATGTGCACAACCATAAGCAAGAGGTACGGCATCCAAGCGACATAAGCCAATCACCATATTAAAGCTCAGAAAAATTCCCGAGCAACACTGCCGAAAACGGCAGACACAGAAGAGAACGTGGTGGTGTTGAAAACACCCGAGTCGATGAAAGTGCCGGAACTCTAGACACAAACTCCATAGAAGACATGTTGAAAAACAAAGCAAGGAAGAACCAGGAAGAGGAAAACCCACGGATTTGGAGAAATAGGAAAGCTCGAATTGTGGggagagaagaaggagaaaagggAGAAAAGGACACAACAACCGACCCCAGCCGAAGCTAGGGCCagtgtgtgacatcccacatcacccaggggagtgatccttatatgtatattcccattcctacctagcacgaggccttttgggagctcactggcttcgggttccgtcggaactccgaagttaaacgagaaggaggctagagcaatcccatgatgagtgacccatgggaagttgcttgtgagttcccaaaaacaaaaccgtgagggaatggtaagcccaaagcggacaatatcgtgctacggtggtggagcgggctcgggaagtgatccgccccgaggccgggatgtgacaatttggtatcaaagcctaaccctggtcgtggtgtgccgataaggacgtcgggcccctaaggggggtggattgtgacatcccacatcaccaggggagtgatccttatatgtatattctcattcctacctagcacgaggcattttgggagctcactggcttcgggttccgtcggaactccgaagttaagcgagaaagaggctagagcaatcccatgatgggtgacccactgggaagttgctcgtgagttcccaaaaacaaaaccgtgagggaatggtaagcccaaagcagacaatatcgtgctacgatggtggagcaggctcgggaagtgattcatcccgggccgggatgtgacacggTGCCACCGGAGATGCTGGAAATTGAAGGTCTCACAGAAGCACTCTCATTTCGGAGAAAACCCCCGAGCTTTGCTTTGACCAGAGGTTTTTTAGTGTCATAATATATGTCGAAGGGTATTAAGAAATATATTCTCATAGTCGGACAAATCtgttgaatcccacatcggCTAGAGGGAAACGAGAAAAGcaatttaaatagaattactccactctaactaacatcgaggctttttgtggtaaaaccttACACTTGActgattgtgcaggtggtaattaccaagttagggacaatattggtgttgttggaagtgggcctTGGGCCCGTCTCGTTGATAATTTCtacttggtatcagagctaggGAGCGGGCCAGTACTGCCATGTGATGCGTAGGTCACCTTGGCCCCGCGCTATGATGGTGCCCTTAGTCCCGCATGTAGGGTGAGTCTCCTTGGCTCCACGTTGTTGCTGATGTGTGGATCTCCTGTCATGGgatgggtgggtccccttgGCCCTGCGCGATGATGGTGGGTCCCTTGACCTTGCATGCAGGATGAGTCTCCTTGGCTCCacgtggtaattaccaagttagggacaatatcagtgttgttggaagtgggtctTTAGCCCATCTTTCTGATAATTTCCACAAAACCAACATTGTTTTGCAGATATATCATAACACAAAATGTATAATTTCTACAAAATCAACATTGTTTTGCACATATATCATAACACAAAATGTATAACCTCATGTTCTATGTACACATACAAATTTCGCATGATTGATGACCTTTAAATTGCCCCTTCTTAAAACGGATGTGTTTGCCCAAGCCTGATCACCCTACATGAACGTAGCAAGAACATGCAGGGGGGCTTGTGCGCGCGGGTGATGGTTAGGCTATAATGCTGCTCGAGTTTAGAATTTTGCAATATGCATTTGCATGTATTGGTGAGTCCACTATATAGTTAGCAAAAAAAACTATccaaaatctctcacttacgtAAATATAATTTTGATGAACTTTGTAATAgaacttttttgaaaattttgaactaCAATGATcccttttgattttgattttgattttttttttttttttttaagtctaaTGAACAAAGGATGATGTTGTAAAAAATCAACCAACTCACAATTTTCTCTTATAACCAACCATTAAGGTACGGTAAGATGTTATCCTTATAATAATCAAATGACGAGAGAAGGACAAGATTATACACTCTCCAAATCCATGTTATATCAAGTAACTAGGAGACTTAATTTTACATTTACTTGCTTAATccatgaatcaatttccagtttaAAAATTAAGTACATTTGCATCACGAATCATTGTACAATGATCAATCAACTTGAAACATATATCAAGATTGGTAACCAACCAAAAATAACATACATGTATCCGGATTGCTTTCTTCTCCTCTTATAAGTTGTGTATGCACGGGCATGCTTCTGCGTCGCAAAGAATGGTTGCGTTTGCAATTAAGATTTGATGACCCCCAACCCTAATGAACTGGCGGGTTTGAGGGAGATAGAGTGCATGAGGTCACCGATGTGAAGATTGTGTTGTCCCATTGGAATTCTTCGAATTCCAAACCTGTCCACCACGCTAAGGGACTTGCACACATGAATGTTGATTCGCACCCGCCGTTGAGCCCTGGCCGGAACATACACTTTCTCAAAGGTAACCAGCTGCTTGTGAGGTGCCCAGTCCTGTGCTGGAGGGGTAGAGAACACTAGCAAAGCGTGAGACCCGTCTCTGTTACCCACATTTCTCACGTCAACGTCAAAACCCACTGAAACCCTGTTGCACTTTGCATGCGTTACTCGGATCGCCTTGACATTGTCCGAATCAATGGTTGCGGTTGTGTTTTGAGAGGCGCGATGCCGGCCATCAAGCTGGATTCCAACCACAGTGGGTGCGGTGCCGGCTGCTATGCTAAGAACAAATTTGGTGTAGCTCAATCCGTGCCCAAATGGGTACACCACTGGCCCTCTGTAGAATCTATAGGTTCTTCCCGGGTACCCTTTTGATGGGCTTGACCTCATGTCCATCGATGTCATTGCCAAATTGTTAAGATACTCCTCTGGGTACCACGTCATAGGAAGCTTTCCTCCTGAGATTTGGATTGACAAGCGTACATTAGGAAATGAATGATGATCTTTTTGGACTGTTGATAACAGTTCCGAAGtcgaaaacaaaagagaaatatTCAAAGGCTAGTGGCTGGACCTGGGTTTGTGACTCCAAACAAAACACGAGCAATGGCTGCTCCACCAGCTTGGCCCGGGTAGCCGGCCCATACAATTCCAGCGATGCGCGGGTCATTGTTAGCAAAAGATACGTCAATTGAGCCACCAGACATCAATACCAGAATAGTTGGGCCTTTGGATGCTGCAGCGACCTTTGATATGAGGTCTTGCTGTCGTCCAGGTAAAAGCAGCCCAGCTCGGTCTCTGAATTCAGCCTCAATGGACTGATCAAGCCCCATCACCAGAACACTCGCATCCGCTTCCCGGGATGCGTCGATGGCTGCTTCGAATAGCGTGTCGTTGGCACAAGCGACGTCCGCACAACCCGCCCGGTGAATTGTCCTTGCGAAATTCCCAAGCCCTTGCAGGGGCGTAGTGTATCCACATGCCACACCTAGCAGTAATCAAATTGTAACAATTCAGAAAATTTAAGGATTGTATTACACGTTAAGATATCGTATAATGGGACAAGTGACATGGTCgcatgtttttatttattattcccCTTTCTGTTAGTGCAATGCCTACCGGCATAGTTGCCAATCATAGTGAGAGTAACATCAGAATTGGGGCCGATGACAGCAACAGTGCGGTGACGATGGGTGGACAAAGGGAGCGATGGCCCGTGATTCTTGAGGAGGACGATGCCTTGCTCGGCGGCCTCAAGGGCAAGATCCTGATGAGGTGGGCTGCATACGTCTTTGGGGCCCAATCTGGCATAGAACCCGCGGTCTCCATCAAACATCCCGAGTCTCATTTGGACTGTCACAGTATTCACCAATGCATTGTTGATGTCAACCTCCTTCAACAACCCCTTGTTCACTGCTTCCTCCGAGTGCACGGCCAGGAATGGCCCACAGTCTAAATCCAAACCTGCTTTAATGGCATCGGCAGCGGCTTCTTCCGGCGTTGAGGTGTAGTGTTGGCTATTATAGAACACCCCCACTGAGTCGCAATCAGACACAATGTAGCTGCCACGGAATATTTCGATTAAATCAAAATGGCATGATGGTGCTTAGTTAATTAGTTAAGTAATGGCGATTAATTACCCGTCGAGGCGCCATGCGCCGCGTACAGTTTTTTTGAGGAGATTAGGGTCGGCACAGGTTGGGACACCATTGACCTGATTGTAAGAACACATGACACTAGCCACCTTTCCTTCCTTGACGCACATCCTGAAAGGCACATCGAATGTGTCCTCCATGTCCTGCTTGCTCACCTGCCAATTCCAAATGCAATGCATTGTCCAATTTCAAACATGCAGTGCAACCCAAACATGCACTCGACAATAGTGTTTCACCCGCACGTGATGAAAATTTCTACAAAGTGCAGCATACATGAAAGGATAATCCTTCTAAACTAAATATGTATATAGTAATCAAAATGTAATGCATGCTTGCAGCATTACTCATATGCAGTGCAACACATATGCCCTAATTGCTTCAGCGGAAATTGTGCACAAATCCACCAGCAGTATAATATAATACTGTCCGACAGTTTGATAATATATAATACAGGCTACAGTGAACCAAATCAAATCTAAAAGACAGAGTTAAAACATAAACTTGAGAAAGATACTTTGGGAGGATAGAAGTGCACTCGTGGTGGAGAGTAACTTTTGAGGTGATTGCTTATCACACAACGTCTTATACTGAAAAACTTACATGCATGTGACATATGTTGTATGATTGACGTGAGAATACCACAATAGCGTTTTATGTATGCCATGAGAGTCTGTCTTCTCCTCATAATGGGATCGGGTCGTTGGGCAGTTAATAAGTATTAAAAGTGGCTGCAGGTGCAGGGTGGTAGCAGACTCCCAAGTCTCATTTCGTAGTCACATGCGCATGGCCATAAATTTCCAAGAGTGGATCACCAACTTAGTGATGACAAGTGAGTCATATagatataaatatatacacacacatataactGCTACCCTAAATTATTATATTACCAAATAACTTCAATTAAACATGCTAGAGTTAAGTATGAAATACTTTAACTAAACAATGGGCCGTCATTTAAGGAGAACAGTCAACTATAATAAGCTTTCACTCTATTTTTCTCATTACGTGAAGAAGAAAAACGAACGCATGCACCAATTTCATTATAAGTATTTATCCCGTTAAAGAAGCTTTATGTACATACGAATACTCCATAAATGCATATGCGATGTTGTTAGCAATTGCGTTCGTACTTACCCTAGCATTAAAGTGAAAACGATCAACTCCGTTCCAGTTGTCGAGGTCATAAGCGGTGAAGTGCTTACAACAAGCCGCCACCTTCAACCGGTTACCGTCATCTCCCTGCAACCCCCTAACGTAGCTGGCAGCATATCTACCCACTACGGTTGGGTCTTCACCGGGAGTCTCTTGTGCGCGGCCCCACCGTGGGTCTCTCAGTATGTTCACATTTGGGCTCCAATACGTAAGGCCAGCCACACCCCCGTTGTACATTGCTCTTGCTTCGTCTGACACGACCTGCACCATGCATACatcatacatataaatataccTACTCATGCTAGAAGACGCACGCTAGTTACGATTTTTCATTGGAATACTTGTCATGATCTAGGTTGAGAAAAATTACTCATCCAATTGAGTACCAGCACCAGTACTCGATCTGGATGAAACATAAATTTTATGCCTTACAGCTTCTGCACCATGGCATGGGCATGGGCATGGGCAATCTGAAAAGTATAAAGTAGTTGACCTACCTTTGTAACCCCGCTTGTTAATATATCCCATATCTCAACCGAGAAAAAATTTAttaggacaaaaaaaaagaagcattgTTTGCATTTAAATATTATCCGATCTCACGCATGCATGAGCCTCAATGCACAAGTTACCACTCTTTATTGCGTGTTTTTAACTGATCATGTGATCAGACGATCTTGTCaagttttctttcattttaacCTCCATTTTATGTTAATGAATTTACAGTAAATAGCTTGATAGTTGAGACGTAAGAATAAATAAGCAACTTGTGTTTATACAACTTGCTTGCCTTTCATGAAGCTAATCTTAGTTAACATCGCACCATAAATCTGtcttttcaatattttataattatgagaaaataattaaagtgGAACAATACTAATTCTCTGCGTATATGTGACATACGTTCACACACACTCTGTAATCTCTGTTTTGTTTTATGTAGGATGTCACTATACTGCTTTCCCGGAGATTCGCCACTCTCTTTTATTGCTAATCTTGGGTTCTGGATTTTGGTTTAATAACAGATGCATATACCAAACATGGTAGCACCTttggctttgagaatgaatctcataaTCTTGCATAGGATTTTAAATAAGTTAAActtatattgccaattaatttttttggtgaaatctCAAATTTTTACATAACACTTCGTATAAAGTGACGGTAATCGAGCATCTATATTTCTGATATCAATTTTTCGATTTCTATCCAACAGAAACAAAAATGcttaagaaacaaaacaaacaaaaagaaaagaaaagaaccaaaagCTGCTTGCCACACAGCCCAAAAGCCAAAAGCGCAAGCCTTTTTTTACACTCTTCAAAGATTTTTTCAATATTACCGAATGAACTAAAATTAATCGAAACAAGagtattaaaaatagaaaaccaACTCACCCGTCCGATGGCTTCCCACAAAGAAGCATTGAAGGAAGCGGCGGTTGTGATGACTTGAGGGAAGCTAGTGGCACCAGGGAAGACCCCACCAAACTTAGTCCCGGGGCCCACATTGGAAACGCCGTGAAGTGCCTCGGACCACCACTCGTAGCCCTTGATGCCAAGGCGTGGGACAGGCAGAGCAGTGTTCACCAGCAGCTTAACCTTCTCTTGCAATGTCAACCTTCCGAGAAGGTCCCTCACTCTGTCTTGCACGGGCAATGTCGCACGGCAAAACGGCAAGTCCTTGGTCGCCGCATCTTTTGTGTTGCAAGCAAAGGACTCACCGCCTTCGCAAGTTTTGGGTTGTTCGAAAACACcccaaacaaaaactaaaaggaGGAGAAGGCTGCAGAGCTTAATAATGGCGGGCGTGGAAGTAgccattaattaatttgtaattaattGGCTTAGCAACCCACTGCGCAGCAAGCCCGAAACAATTGTGAGTTTGAGAAGGGATGAGCGCTGTGAGAGGCAAAAGTGATATAGTATATATAGCCATTCGCCATACTGCAACTGGCATACATGATACGGATGAAGTAAGACAGGCGCATTGATGCATGTTAGAACATTGGATATTCAAATGAGCAACGCTCGGTAGATTAAATTTTTTGATCAAATTTGTCAATTATGtcgttaataaaaaataaacacgttaattaatttttaattaataattcaatcattaataatattatataatttaaaaaatttcattttaaaaggtagtcttcctagcattatccaatGATATTCTTAGAATAATTGGGAAGTCTAGTAGGTGGTAATATGTTAGTTAAAGacaataataatgtgatttgtAGGCAGATGTTAACTTCttgttttacaaaataaaaattttatgaTATTATAATTTGACTACTAAGTCTTTATTTGTCTTGCCCAAATTATTGTACCTTTTACCAAATAAATGTTATTCATGTGCTtgatttgaatgaatttaacATGTAAGAAAACATAGTCTCTTGATTATAAATTTCACATTTAGAAAATTAAACCATGACATAGTAATTCAAATAATAGTGAGCCTCTTCACTTTTTAACGTTAATAGatattattataataataataacaaaactTCATGATTGAATTTACCAGCTGCCATTTCATTTGAAAGTCTAACAAGAGTAACTTCGAAAGCAAGTTAAATGAATAAACAGAGAAGATGAGAAGAGTAGGTTTTTGTAGGGCATCCGACGGCACTCA contains the following coding sequences:
- the LOC137743436 gene encoding probable beta-D-xylosidase 2; protein product: MATSTPAIIKLCSLLLLLVFVWGVFEQPKTCEGGESFACNTKDAATKDLPFCRATLPVQDRVRDLLGRLTLQEKVKLLVNTALPVPRLGIKGYEWWSEALHGVSNVGPGTKFGGVFPGATSFPQVITTAASFNASLWEAIGRVVSDEARAMYNGGVAGLTYWSPNVNILRDPRWGRAQETPGEDPTVVGRYAASYVRGLQGDDGNRLKVAACCKHFTAYDLDNWNGVDRFHFNARVSKQDMEDTFDVPFRMCVKEGKVASVMCSYNQVNGVPTCADPNLLKKTVRGAWRLDGYIVSDCDSVGVFYNSQHYTSTPEEAAADAIKAGLDLDCGPFLAVHSEEAVNKGLLKEVDINNALVNTVTVQMRLGMFDGDRGFYARLGPKDVCSPPHQDLALEAAEQGIVLLKNHGPSLPLSTHRHRTVAVIGPNSDVTLTMIGNYAGVACGYTTPLQGLGNFARTIHRAGCADVACANDTLFEAAIDASREADASVLVMGLDQSIEAEFRDRAGLLLPGRQQDLISKVAAASKGPTILVLMSGGSIDVSFANNDPRIAGIVWAGYPGQAGGAAIARVLFGVTNPGGKLPMTWYPEEYLNNLAMTSMDMRSSPSKGYPGRTYRFYRGPVVYPFGHGLSYTKFVLSIAAGTAPTVVGIQLDGRHRASQNTTATIDSDNVKAIRVTHAKCNRVSVGFDVDVRNVGNRDGSHALLVFSTPPAQDWAPHKQLVTFEKVYVPARAQRRVRINIHVCKSLSVVDRFGIRRIPMGQHNLHIGDLMHSISLKPASSLGLGVIKS